One Methanohalophilus mahii DSM 5219 genomic window carries:
- a CDS encoding methanogenesis marker 2 protein — MDVHTLAQKLHDFEGVSRKAPIADIARMFDDVRESYGGTVVDMGDDAAIIDIGGDEVILFAADGIWGRITEASPWWTGYTSVVVNINDISAMGARPLAMVNVMSSSHKDVCDGMLQGMKDGVRKFGVPMVGGHLHPDTPYNSLSVSIIGIAKKDCVIRSDTACVGDTVIVGYDMDGRVGKNSPYSWDTTSFKDSETVRSRFMIMQKIGEKHLVTAGKDISNPGTIGTLGMLCETSMVGAEVDLRQIPKPADVALDQWLMIYPATGYIVTAKTENVDECLNVFEEVGITAAVIGKIDDSCCVKVTDGKDLADVFDFSKDLITGIKE; from the coding sequence TTGGATGTACATACCCTTGCCCAAAAGTTGCACGACTTTGAGGGTGTATCCCGCAAAGCACCTATCGCAGACATTGCACGTATGTTTGATGACGTGAGGGAAAGTTATGGGGGTACTGTCGTTGATATGGGTGATGACGCTGCAATAATTGATATTGGTGGCGATGAAGTCATCCTGTTTGCGGCTGATGGGATATGGGGCAGGATCACAGAAGCAAGTCCGTGGTGGACGGGTTATACTTCTGTTGTTGTAAATATTAACGATATATCTGCTATGGGGGCACGGCCGCTTGCCATGGTTAATGTGATGTCTTCTTCTCACAAGGATGTATGTGACGGTATGTTGCAAGGTATGAAAGACGGTGTGAGAAAATTTGGTGTGCCTATGGTTGGAGGCCATCTGCATCCTGACACACCTTACAATTCACTGTCAGTCTCCATTATAGGAATCGCAAAGAAGGATTGTGTCATCCGCAGTGACACCGCCTGTGTGGGTGATACAGTTATTGTCGGCTATGATATGGATGGTCGTGTGGGGAAAAATTCTCCTTATAGCTGGGATACAACTTCTTTCAAGGATTCTGAAACCGTTCGCTCCCGGTTCATGATAATGCAAAAGATCGGCGAAAAGCACCTTGTGACCGCCGGCAAGGACATCAGTAATCCGGGAACCATAGGTACACTTGGAATGCTTTGTGAGACCAGCATGGTGGGTGCAGAGGTAGACCTGCGGCAAATCCCTAAACCTGCAGATGTTGCCCTGGACCAGTGGCTGATGATTTATCCCGCAACCGGTTACATTGTGACCGCAAAAACGGAAAATGTTGATGAATGCCTGAATGTATTCGAAGAAGTGGGTATCACTGCTGCAGTCATCGGGAAAATTGATGATAGTTGTTGTGTGAAAGTAACCGATGGTAAAGATTTAGCAGATGTTTTTGATTTCAGCAAG
- the nifB gene encoding nitrogenase cofactor biosynthesis protein NifB: MATESGKDPEECLSEEDRDSIKRLIAQHPCYNKDAQHKFGRIHLSVAPKCNIKCKYCDRKYDCVNESRPGVTSEVLNPQQALEKTQKVLEEYPFIKVVGIAGPGDPLANEETFETFKLIKQHFPDVTLCLSTNGLALPARIQDVLDSGVSTLTVTLNAIDPEIGAKIVDHVNYNGKTYRGVEGASILLENQLEGIRKAVEAGLVVKINTVLVPGINEDHIIEIAQKLNDMGVYIMNVMPLICQADFADWTAPTPQERKAVQDSCEPYVQQMRHCRQCRSDAYGLLGKDLSQMSEERRNMVKVDALKKAESVKKNLLMMRLNK; this comes from the coding sequence TTGGCCACAGAGAGCGGAAAGGACCCTGAGGAATGTCTGTCGGAAGAAGACCGGGACTCGATAAAGAGGCTTATTGCCCAGCATCCCTGCTATAACAAGGATGCACAACATAAATTTGGAAGGATTCATCTGTCGGTGGCTCCTAAATGCAATATTAAATGTAAATACTGTGACCGTAAATATGATTGCGTAAATGAAAGTCGGCCCGGAGTCACAAGTGAAGTTTTAAATCCACAACAGGCACTTGAAAAAACACAAAAGGTATTGGAAGAATATCCTTTCATTAAAGTCGTGGGTATCGCCGGTCCGGGTGATCCTCTTGCAAATGAGGAAACCTTTGAGACTTTCAAACTTATAAAACAACATTTCCCGGATGTCACTCTCTGCCTGAGTACCAATGGTCTGGCTCTGCCTGCCAGGATACAGGATGTCCTGGATTCCGGCGTTTCCACATTAACTGTTACTTTGAATGCCATTGACCCTGAAATAGGGGCAAAAATTGTGGATCATGTAAACTATAATGGTAAAACCTACCGGGGTGTCGAAGGAGCCAGCATTCTTCTTGAAAACCAGCTTGAAGGTATCCGCAAGGCTGTGGAAGCAGGACTGGTTGTTAAGATCAACACGGTGCTTGTTCCGGGTATCAATGAGGATCATATTATCGAGATTGCACAGAAACTCAATGACATGGGTGTGTATATCATGAATGTTATGCCTCTTATATGTCAGGCCGATTTTGCTGACTGGACTGCTCCTACTCCACAGGAACGCAAAGCTGTACAGGATTCCTGTGAACCATATGTTCAACAAATGCGCCACTGTCGCCAGTGTCGGTCCGATGCTTATGGGCTTCTGGGTAAAGATCTTTCTCAAATGAGCGAGGAACGTCGTAATATGGTTAAAGTCGATGCTCTTAAAAAGGCCGAATCCGTCAAAAAAAATCTTCTGATGATGCGTCTGAATAAATGA
- the queD gene encoding 6-carboxytetrahydropterin synthase QueD gives MTKMKLGVEEYIDSAHYLPGHESCGIVHGHTYKVEVVLEGEKKPSGMVIDFYDVKQTVRSTLKEYDHCMLNDILEYPSSENLCEHIYNRLSQQLDFPLSVKVWEGHGKWCQLSEID, from the coding sequence ATGACAAAAATGAAACTTGGAGTAGAGGAATATATTGACAGTGCCCATTATCTGCCCGGGCATGAAAGTTGTGGTATAGTTCACGGTCATACCTATAAAGTGGAAGTTGTCCTTGAAGGAGAGAAAAAGCCATCCGGGATGGTCATTGATTTCTATGACGTAAAACAGACTGTCCGTTCGACTTTGAAAGAGTATGATCATTGCATGCTCAATGATATCCTGGAGTATCCAAGTTCGGAAAATCTCTGTGAGCATATCTATAACCGCCTATCCCAGCAGCTGGATTTCCCTCTCTCTGTGAAGGTCTGGGAAGGACACGGCAAGTGGTGCCAGTTAAGTGAGATTGACTGA
- a CDS encoding 7-carboxy-7-deazaguanine synthase QueE — translation METKPVSEIFCAVQGEGPYVGVRQAFVRFVGCNLDCSYCDTPLDEPDHCLFEKVPGSGEFEKLSPMLCASDIEERTRAFVNLHSVSLTGGEPLLHAEFIRGLDLPAPVYLETNMTLPEKAAIVKDSVDYVAGDVKLPEEFEGSNFVEHLERTYKCFRTLQSNQHRDCFCKIVVTSSTKPAEVMDVVEQISDYISCVVLQPVTQHTGATDIRTILSLQENLLEIKNTLIIPQTHKMWGCL, via the coding sequence GTGGAAACGAAACCGGTGTCCGAGATATTCTGTGCGGTACAGGGAGAGGGTCCTTATGTAGGGGTGCGGCAGGCCTTTGTCAGATTTGTTGGGTGTAATCTGGATTGCTCTTACTGTGATACTCCTCTCGATGAGCCGGATCATTGTCTTTTTGAAAAAGTGCCTGGAAGCGGTGAATTTGAGAAACTCTCACCCATGCTTTGCGCTTCAGACATTGAGGAGAGGACTAGAGCATTTGTTAATCTGCATTCGGTATCCCTGACAGGAGGGGAACCTCTTTTACATGCAGAATTCATCAGGGGTCTGGATCTGCCTGCCCCTGTTTATCTTGAAACTAACATGACCCTGCCTGAAAAAGCGGCGATTGTGAAGGACTCGGTGGATTATGTGGCCGGGGATGTGAAATTACCCGAAGAATTTGAAGGGAGTAATTTTGTTGAACACCTCGAACGTACATACAAGTGTTTCCGCACACTTCAAAGCAATCAACACAGGGATTGTTTCTGTAAAATAGTAGTAACTTCTTCAACTAAACCGGCTGAAGTGATGGATGTTGTAGAGCAGATATCCGATTACATAAGCTGTGTGGTATTACAGCCGGTCACACAGCACACAGGGGCTACAGATATACGGACAATACTTTCCCTGCAGGAAAATTTACTCGAGATCAAAAACACTCTAATAATCCCTCAGACTCACAAAATGTGGGGGTGCCTATAA